From a single Phocoena sinus isolate mPhoSin1 chromosome 1, mPhoSin1.pri, whole genome shotgun sequence genomic region:
- the SPEN gene encoding msx2-interacting protein isoform X3 yields MVRETRHLWVGNLPENVREEKIIEHFKRYGRVESVKILPKRGSEGGVAAFVDFVDIKSAQKAHNSVNKMGDRDLRTDYNEPGTIPSAARGLDDTVSIASRSREVSGFRGGGGGPAYGPPPSLHAREGRYERRLDGTDSSSSSSDDSPARSVQSAAVPAPTSQLLSSLEKDEPRKSFGIKVQNLPVRSTDTSLKDGLFHEFKKFGKVTSVQIHGTSEERYGLVFFRQQEDQEKALTASKGKLFFGMQIEVTAWIGPETESENEFRPLDERIDEFHPKATRTLFIGNLEKTTTYHDLRNIFQRFGEIVDIDIKKVNGVPQYAFLQYCDIASVCKAIKKMDGEYLGNNRLKLGFGKSMPTNCVWLDGLSSNVSDQYLTRHFCRYGPVVKVVFDRLKGMALVLYNEIEYAQAAVKETKGRKIGGNKIKVDFANRESQLAFYHCMEKSGQDIRDFYEMLAERREERRGSYDYSQDRTYYENVRTPGTYAEDSRRDYPARGREFYSEWETYQGDYYESRYYDDPREYRDYRNDPYEQDIREYSYRQRERERERERFESDRDRDHERRPIERSQSPVHLRRPQSPGASPSQSERLPSDSERRIYSRSSDRSGSCSSLSPPRYDKLDKPRLERYTKNEKTDKERTFDPERVERERRLIRKEKVEKDKTDKQKRKGKVHSPSSQSSETDQENEREQSPEKSRSSNKLSREKADKEGVAKNRLELMPCVVLTRVKEKEGKVIDHTPLEKLKAKLDNDTVKSSALDQKLQVSQTEPAKSELSKLESVRMKAPKERGLSSHIEVVDKEGRPKPRKHLKPEQTVDGVSAVDLEKLEARKRRFADSNLKAERQKSDVKKSSPEMEDARVLLKKQPDISSRDVILLREGESEKKTVRKEILKRESKKIKLDRLNAVPSSRECQELASISVGTVSRPNSDLQARLREPVGESVENQEIQSKKPTPSKPPLKQLELLDDQGPEREDNRKNYCSLRDEPLECKSGQDKPHSVNTEEKIGIDIDHTQSYRKQMEQSRRKQQMEMEIAKSEKFGSPKKDVDEYERRSLVHEVGKPPQDVTDDSPPSKKKRMDHVDFDICTKRERNYRSSRQISEDSERTGGSPSVRHGSFHEEDDPVGSPRVMSIKGSPKVDEKGLPYSNITVREESLKFNPYDSSRREQMADMAKIKLSVLNPEDELSRWDSQMKQDASRFDVSFPNSIIKRDSLRKRSVRDLEPGEVPSDSDEDGEHKSHSPRASALFESSRLSFLLRDREDKLRERDERLSSSLERNKFYSFALDKTITPDTKALLERAKSLSSSREENWSFLDWDSRFANFRNNKDKEKVDSAPRPIPSWYMKKKKIRTDSEGKMDDKKDDHKEEEQERQELFASRFLHSSIFEQDSKRLQHLERKDEESDFVSGRLYGRQTSDGVNSTTDLIQEPVVLFHSRFMELTRMQQKEKEKDQKPKEVEKQEDTEDHPKTSESASENKESELKTPPSIGPPSVTVVAPESAASSLEKTAAERTGEVPSVTEEKTTQPASVSEEAKPVSDLTPIAVEQPEQVDLPPGVDTRKDVAETPLVVEENSSVDQLPYLDAKPPTPGASFSQVEISVDPEPDSTQTLSKPTQKPEEADEPKVEKPDSAANVEPNASQNAEDVHEVPPPATEGVEVDPPVAAKDKKPNKSKRSKTPIQAAAASIVEKPVTRKSERIDREKLKRSSSPRGEAQKLLELKMEAEKITRAASKNSSADPEHPEPSLPLSRTRRRNVRSVYATVGDHESRSPVKEPVEQPRVTRKRLERELQEAAVVPTTPRRGRPPKARRRADEDDETEAKEPVETVKPAEGWRSPRSQKVAAGVQQGKKGKNEPKVDAERPEATTEVSPQLNVKENNTKSKTDKEEAGSEQKRDRKEISTDKNPPETPPVEVVEKKTAPEKNSKSKRGRSRNSRSAVDKSANLRNVEATVSPGAAAGPAGLPAEETAAVAAVSPEKSESPQEEASLSLRLSSEPADLDKEPEKEDGSASKPSPEANQLAKQMELEQAVENIEKLAETSTPTAFKAAAADAPERLSTEDRDKPAHQASETELAAAIGSIINDISGEPENFPAPPPYPAESQTDLQSPEEGMEPETDEAVSGILETEAATESSRPPGSAPDPSAGPADTKEARENSSETSHPVPQVKGSKEAEVTLARKDKGRQKTTRSRRKRNTNKKTGGATETHVSEPDQVQSKSPATSEGATTQPPETPQEEKQSDKPQSTPPESCASDPSKTTSQGNLSQESSVEEKTPTKASALPDLPPASQPAPVDDEPRARFKVHSIIESDPVTPPSDSSMPTPPIPSVTIAKLPPPVAAGGIPHQSPPTKVTEWITRQEEPRAQSTPSPALPPDTKASDIDTSSSTLRKILMDPKYVSATGVTSTSVTTAIAEPVSAAPCLHEALPPPVESKKPLLEEKAAAPVTNTSDTQVSEVPVATDKEKVTPVIAPKITSVISRMPVSIDLENSQKITLAKPAPQTLTGLVSALTGLVNVSLVPVNALAGPVNALKGPVKGSVATLKGLVNTPAGPVNVLKGPVNVLTGPVNVLTAPVNAATGTVNTAAGAVTVSAGAVTAASGVVTATTTGAVTVAGAVIAPSAKCRQRSGTNDNSRFHPGSMSVIDDRPADTGSGAGLRVNTSEGVVLLSYSGQKTEGPQRISAKISQIPPASAMDIEFQQSVSKSQVKPDSVMPSQPPPKGPQAPSGYANVATHSTLVLTAQTYNASPVISSVKADRPSLEKPEPIHLSVSTPVTQGGTVKVLTQGINTPPVLVHNQLVLTPSIVTTNKKLADPVTLKIETKVLQPANLGSTLTPHHPPALPSKLPAEVNHVTSGPSTPTDRTVSHLAATKPDVHSPRPSGPAPSPFPRACHPSSTTSAALSTNATVMLAAGIPVPQFISSIHPEQSVIMPPHSITQTVSLSHLSQGEVRMNTPTLPSITYSIRPETLHSPRAPLQPQQIEVRAPQPATAGVPALASQHPPEEEVHYHLPVARAAAPVQSEVLVMQSEYRLHPYTVPRDVRIMVHPHVTAVSEQPRAADGVVKVPPASKAPQQPGKEAAKMADAKAAPAPAPAPHGEARILTVTPSNQLQGLPLTPPVVVTHGVQIVHSSGELFQEYRYGDVRTYHSPAQLAHTPFPAAASIGLPSRTKAPAQGLPPEGEPSQPLQPAQSAQPAQSTQTSQLSQPGQPPSSKMPPVSQEAKGTQTGVEQPRLPNVPGNRPAEPHAQVHRAQAETSQTSYPSPVSVSMKPDLPAPLPAQAAPKQPLFVPTPSGPSPPPGLALPHTETQPAPKQDSSPHLTSQRPVDMVQLLKKYPIVWQGLLALKNDTAAVQLHFVSGNNVLAHRSLPLSEGGPPLRIAQRMRLEASQLEGVARRMTVETDYCLLLALPCGRDQEDVVSQTESLKAAFITYLQAKQAAGIINVPNPGSNQPAYVLQIFPPCEFSESHLSRLAPDLLASISHISPHLMIVIASV; encoded by the exons CACTGATTCCAGCAGTAGTTCAAGTGATGACTCTCCAGCCCGATCAGTTCAATCTGCAGCAGTCCCAGCACCCACTTCCCAGTTGCTTTCATCCCTGGAAAAAGATGAGCCGCGTAAAAGTTTTGGGATCAAGGTTCAGAATCTTCCAGTACGCTCCACAG ATACAAGTCTCAAAGATGGCCTTTTCCATGAATTTAAGAAATTTGGAAAGGTGACTTCAGTGCAGATACATGGAACTTCAGAAGAAAGGTATGGTCTGGTATTCTTCCGGCAGCAGGAGGACCAAGAAAAAGCATTGACTGCATcaaaaggaaaacttttcttCGGCATGCAGATTGAAGTAACAGCATGGATAGGGCCAG aaacagaaagtgaaaatgaatttCGCCCTTTGGATGAAAGGATAGATGAATTTCACCCCAAAGCAACAAGAACTCTCTTTATTGGTAACCTTGAAAAAACCACTACTTATCATGATCTTCGCAACATCTTCCAACGCTTTGGAGAAATTgtg GATATTGATATTAAGAAAGTAAATGGAGTTCCTCAGTATGCGTTCTTGCAATACTGTGATATTGCCAGCGTTTGTAAGGCTATTAAGAAGATGGATGGGGAATACCTTGGAAATAATCGTCTCAAG CTGGGTTTTGGAAAGAGCATGCCTACAAACTGTGTGTGGTTAGATGGGCTTTCTTCAAACGTATCGGATCAATATTTAACACGACATTTCTGCCGATATGGGCCTGTGGTGAAG GTGGTGTTTGACCGCTTAAAAGGCATGGCCCTGGTTCTCTACAATGAAATTGAATATGCACAAGCAGCTGTAAAAGAGACCAAGGGGAGGAAAATCGGTGGGAATAAAATTAAG gtggatTTTGCAAATCGGGAAAGTCAGCTGGCATTTTATCACTGTATGGAAAAATCTGGTCAAGATATCAGAGACTTCTATGAAATGTTAGCAGAAAGAAG agaagaaagaaggggatCGTATGACTATAGCCAAGATCGTACATATTATGAGAATGTTCGTACTCCAGGCACATATGCTGAGGATTCCAGACGGGACTATCCAGCTCGAGGGAGAGAATTTTATTCAGAATGGGAAACTTACCAAGGAGACTACTATGAATCACGATATTACGATGATCCCCGGGAATATAGGGATTACAGAAATGATCCTTATGAACAAGATATTCGGGAATACAGTTACAGGCAAAGGGAACGAGAAAGAGAACGTGAAAGATTTGAGTCTGACCGGGACAGAGACCACGAGAGGAGGCCAATTGAACGCAGTCAGAGTCCAGTTCACTTGCGACGCCCACAGAGTCCTGGAGCATCACCCTCACAGTCAGAGAGATTGCCTAGTGATTCCGAGAGGAGGATTTACAGCCGATCCTCGGACCGGAGTGGAAGCTGTAGCTCACTTTCCCCTCCAAGATATGATAAACTTGACAAACCTCGTTTGGAACGCTATACAAAAAACGAAAAGACAGATAAAGAACGAACTTTTGATCCTGAGAGAGTGGAAAGAGAGAGACGTTTAATAAGGAAGGAAAAGGTGGAGAAGGACAAAACTGACAAGCAGAAACGGAAAGGAAAAGTTCATTCCCCTAGTTCTCAGTCTTCAGAAACAGaccaagaaaatgagagagaacaaAGCCCTGAAAAATCAAGGAGTTCTAATAAACTGAGCAGAGAGAAAGCTGACAAAGAAGGAGTAGCAAAAAACCGCTTGGAACTCATGCCTTGTGTGGTTTTGACTCgagtgaaagaaaaagaggggaaggTTATTGACCATACTCCTTTGGAAAAGCTGAAAGCCAAGCTTGATAATGACACTGTCAAGTCTTCTGCCTTAGATCAGAAACTTCAGGTCTCTCAGACAGAGCCTGCAAAATCTGAGTTGTCTAAACTAGAATCTGTTAGAATGAAAGCGCCAAAGGAAAGGGGGCTTTCAAGCCACATAGAAGTGGTAGATAAGGAAGGCAGGCCTAAACCCAGGAAGCACCTAAAACCAGAGCAAACTGTTGATGGGGTAAGTGCTGTGGATCTGGAGAAGCTGGAAGCGAGGAAAAGGCGTTTTGCAGATTCCAATTTGAAAGCAGAAAGGCAAAAATCAGATGTTAAGAAaagtagcccagagatggaagatGCTCGGGTGCTTTTAAAGAAACAGCCTGACATATCATCTAGAGATGTCATTCTACTGAGGGAAGGAGAGTCTGAGAAAAAGACGGTGAGgaaagaaattcttaaaagagaatctaaaaaaatcaaactagacAGACTTAATGCTGTTCCCAGCTCCAGAGAGTGTCAGGAGCTTGCCAGCATTTCTGTGGGGACTGTATCAAGGCCCAACTCAGATCTGCAAGCAAGGCTGAGAGAACCAGTAGGTGAATCTGTGGAAAACCAAGAAATCCAGTCCAAAAAACCCACTCCTTCAAAACCACCACTTAAACAGCTGGAGCTATTAGATGATCAAGGACCAGAGAGAGAAGATAATAGGAAAAACTATTGCAGTCTTCGTGATGAACCACTTGAATGTAAATCAGGCCAAGATAAACcacattcagtaaatactgaagaaaaaattgGCATTGATATTGATCACACGCAGAGTTACCGAAAACAAATGGAGCAGAGTCGTAGAAAACAGCAGATGGAGATGGAAATAGCCAAGTCCGAAAAGTTTGGCAGTCCTAAAAAAGATGTGGATGAATATGAAAGACGTAGTCTTGTTCACGAGGTCGGCAAACCCCCTCAGGATGTCACTGACGACTCTCCTCCCAGCAAAAAGAAGAGGATGGACCATGTTGATTTTGACATCTGCACCAAGAGAGAACGGAACTACAGAAGTTCACGCCAAATCAGTGAAGATTCTGAAAGGACTGGTGGTTCCCCCAGTGTCCGACATGGTTCCTTCCATGAGGAAGATGACCCTGTTGGTTCCCCTAGGGTAATGTCAATAAAAGGGTCTCCTAAAGTAGATGAAAAAGGTCTCCCGTATTCTAATATAACAGTCAGAGAAGAGTCCTTAAAATTTAATCCTTATGATTCTAGCAGGAGAGAACAGATGGCAGACATGGCCAAAATAAAGCTATCTGTCTTGAATCCTGAAGATGAACTAAGTCGGTGGGACTCTCAAATGAAACAAGATGCCAGCAGATTTGATGTGAGTTTCCCAAACAGCATAATTAAGAGAGACAGCCTTCGAAAGAGGTCTGTACGTGACTTGGAACCTGGTGAGGTGCCTTCTGATTCTGATGAAGATGGTGAACACAAATCTCACTCACCCAGAGCCTCTGCATTATTTGAAAGTTCTcggttgtcttttttattgaggGACAGAGAAGACAAACTACGTGAGAGAGATGAAAGACTCTCCAGTTCTTTAGAAAGgaacaaattttattcttttgcattggATAAGACAATCACACCAGACACTAAGGCTTTGCTTGAAAGAGCTAAATCCCTGTCTTCATCTCGAGAAGAAAATTGGTCTTTTCTTGATTGGGACTCCCGATTTGCTAATTTTCGAAacaacaaagataaagaaaaggttGACTCTGCTCCAAGACCTATTCCATCCTGgtacatgaaaaagaagaaaattcggactgattcagaaggaaaaatggatGATAAGAAAGATGACCATAAAGAAGAAGAACAGGAAAGGCAAGAGTTATTTGCTTCTCGTTTTTTACACAGCTCAATCTTTGAACAAGATTCTAAGCGATTGCAGCATCTagagagaaaagatgaagaaTCTGACTTCGTTTCTGGCAGGTTATATGGGAGGCAGACATCTGATGGAGTGAATAGCACAACTGATTTGATTCAAGAGCCAGTAGTTCTTTTCCATAGCAGATTTATGGAACTCACACGAatgcaacagaaagaaaaagaaaaagaccaaaaacccaaagAGGTCGAGAAACAGGAGGATACAGAGGATCACCCCAAGACCTCAGAATCTGCTTCTGAAAATAAAGAGTCAGAACTGAAAACTCCACCTTCGATTGGGCCTCCTAGTGTCACAGTTGTAGCTCCAGAGTCTGCAGCATCATCACTGGAGAAGACAGCTGCTGAAAGAACAGGAGAGGTGCCTTCAGTGACAGAAGAGAAGACCACTCAGCCAGCCTCTGTCTCAGAAGAAGCAAAACCTGTATCTGATCTGACTCCCATCGCTGTGGAACAACCTGAACAAGTAGACTTGCCCCCAGGAGTGGACACCAGGAAAGACGTTGCTGAGACTCCTTTAGTTGTTGAAGAAAACTCATCAGTCGATCAGCTGCCTTATTTGGACGCCAAGCCTCCAACTCCTGGGGCCTCATTTTCCCAGGTAGAGATCAGTGTAGATCCAGAGCCTGACAGTACCCAGACACTTTCAAAACCGACTCAGAAGCCTGAGGAAGCCGATGAGCCAAAAGTGGAGAAGCCAGACTCAGCTGCTAATGTCGAACCTAATGCAAGTCAAAACGCTGAAGATGTTCACGAGGTCCCGCCTCCAGCTACTGAAGGTGTAGAGGTTGACCCTCCAGTTGCTGCAAAAGATAAAAAGCCGAACAAAAGTAAACGTTCCAAGACCCCCATTCAGGCAGCTGCAGCAAGTATCGTGGAGAAGCCTGTCACAAGGAAGAGTGAGAGGATAGACCGGGAAAAGCTCAAGCGGTCCAGTTCTCCTCGGGGAGAAGCACAGAAGCTTTTAGAattgaagatggaggcagagaagaTTACAAGGGCTGCCTCTAAAAACTCATCCGCGGACCCTGAACACCCTGAGCCAAGCTTGCCCCTCAGCCGAACCAGGCGCCGGAATGTAAGGAGTGTCTACGCAACCGTGGGTGACCATGAGAGCCGCTCTCCCGTCAAGGAGCCTGTTGAGCAACCACGAGTGACCAGGAAGAGACTGGAGCGGGAGCTGCAGGAGGCTGCAGTGGTTCCTACAACCCCTAGGAGGGGGAGGCCTCCAAAAGCACGCCGTCGAGCTGATGAAGATGATGAGACCGAGGCAAAAGAGCCAGTGGAGACAGTCAAGCCAGCCGAGGGGTGGAGGTCCCCACGCTCCCAGAAAGTAGCTGCTGGTGTCCAACaggggaaaaaggggaaaaatgagcCAAAAGTTGATGCTGAACGTCCTGAGGCCACCACTGAGGTGAGTCCCCAATTAAACgtgaaagaaaataacacaaaatcCAAGACTGATAAAGAAGAAGCAGGAAGTGAACAAAAACGTGATAGAAAAGAAATTAGCACAGACAAAAATCCACCCGAAACCCCCCCAGTTGAAGTGGTGGAGAAAAAAACAGCCCCTGAGAAAAACTCCAAGTCCAAGAGAGGAAGATCTCGAAACTCGAGATCAGCAGTGGACAAATCTGCAAATCTGAGAAATGTGGAAGCCACTGTAAGTCCCGGCGCGGCTGCAGGCCCTGCGGGACTGCCGGCGGAGGAGACGGCTGCGGTCGCGGCAGTTTCCCCTGAGAAGAGCGAGAGTCCCCAAGAGGAGGCTAGTTTATCGTTGCGTTTGAGCAGTGAGCCAGCTGATCTGGACAAGGAACCAGAGAAGGAAGATGGGTCTGCCTCTAAGCCGTCCCCGGAAGCAAATCAGTTAGCCAAGCAGATGGAGCTGGAGCAGGCCGTGGAGAACATCGAGAAGCTCGCGGAAACCTCCACCCCCACGGCTTTCAAGGCGGCAGCTGCAGATGCCCCAGAGCGCCTCTCCACAGAGGACCGGGACAAGCCCGCACACCAGGCCAGCGAAACAGAGCTGGCTGCGGCCATCGGTTCCATCATCAATGACATTTCTGGGGAGCCAGAAAActtcccagcacctccacctTACCCTGCAGAGTCTCAGACAGATCTTCAGTCTCCTGAGGAAGGAATGGAGCCTGAGACCGATGAGGCTGTGTCTGGCATCTTGGAGACTGAGGCTGCTACAGAATCTTCTAGGCCACCAGGCAGTGCACCTGACCCCTCAGCAGGCCCAGCAGATACCAAGGAAGCCAGAGAGAACAGCAGCGAAACCTCCCACCCAGTGCCGCAAGTCAAAGGATCAAAAGAAGCAGAAGTTACTCTTGCTCGGAAAGACAAAGGGCGCCAGAAGACCACTCGATCACGCCGCAAACGGAATACAAACAAGAAAACTGGGGGCGCTACAGAGACCCATGTCTCTGAACCTGACCAAGTTCAAAGCAAGAGCCCTGCTACAAGCGAGGGGGCCACGACACAGCCCCCAGAAACTccacaggaagaaaagcagagtgACAAGCCCCAGTCCACTCCCCCTGAGTCATGTGCTTCTGACCCAAGCAAGACTACATCCCAGGGAAATTTGTCCCAAGAAAGCAGTGTTGAAGAAAAGACTCCAACCAAAGCATCTGCGCTCCCAGACCTTCCCCCGGCCTCACAGCCAGCCCCCGTGGATGACGAGCCTCGAGCCAGATTCAAGGTGCACTCCATCATTGAAAGTGACCCGGTGACCCCGCCCAGTGACTCAAGCATGCCCACTCCCCCAATTCCTTCCGTAACGATAGCAAAGCTCCCACCCCCTGTCGCTGCTGGGGGGATCCCACACCAGAGTCCGCCGACGAAGGTGACAGAGTGGATCACGAGGCAGGAGGAGCCACGGGCGCAATCCACCCCATCTCCGGCCCTTCCCCCAGACACAAAGGCCTCTGACATAGACACCAGCTCCAGTACGCTGAGGAAGATCCTCATGGACCCTAAATACGTATCTGCCACGGGCGTCACTTCCACGAGTGTCACAACTGCCATTGCAGAGCCTGTCAGTGCTGCCCCTTGCCTGCATGAGGCACTACCCCCTCCGGTTGAATCTAAAAAGCctcttttagaagaaaaagcaGCAGCTCCAGTAACTAACACCTCCGACACACAGGTCTCAGAGGTTCCAGTGGCCACTGACAAAGAAAAGGTGACTCCAGTCATTGCTCCCAAAATTACTTCTGTTATTAGCCGGATGCCTGTCAGCATTGATTTGGAGAATTCGCAAAAGATAACTCTGGCGAAGCCAGCTCCTCAGACCCTGACTGGCCTGGTGAGCGCCCTGACCGGCCTGGTGAATGTCTCCTTGGTTCCAGTGAATGCACTGGCCGGCCCAGTGAATGCCCTGAAAGGCCCTGTGAAGGGCTCAGTGGCCACGCTGAAAGGCTTGGTGAACACTCCCGCTGGCCCTGTGAATGTCCTAAAGGGACCAGTGAATGTTCTGACGGGGCCCGTGAATGTTCTCACGGCTCCAGTGAACGCCGCCACGGGCACAGTGAACACTGCCGCGGGTGCGGTGACAGTTTCCGCGGGTGCGGTGACTGCTGCATCTGGGGTTGTGACTGCCACGACAACAGGTGCAGTGACTGTGGCAGGTGCAGTGATTGCACCATCCGCAAAGTGCCGACAGAGATCCGGCACTAATGACAACAGTCGGTTCCACCCAGGGTCTATGTCTGTGATTGATGACCGTCCGGCAGACACGGGCTCTGGCGCTGGGCTGCGTGTGAACACTTCAGAAGGGGTTGTGCTGCTGAGCTATTCGGGGCAGAAGACTGAAGGCCCACAGCGGATCAGTGCCAAGATTAGCCAGATCCCCCCAGCAAGTGCAATGGACATTGAGTTTCAACAGTCGGTGTCCAAGTCCCAGGTCAAACCCGATTCTGTCATGCCATCTCAGCCTCCGCCCAAAGGCCCTCAGGCTCCTTCAGGCTATGCAAACGTGGCCACCCATTCTACTCTGGTACTAACTGCCCAGACCTATAACGCATCTCCTGTGATTTCATCGGTTAAGGCCGACCGTCCGTCCTTGGAGAAGCCTGAGCCCATTCATCTCTCTGTGTCCACACCCGTCACCCAGGGTGGCACAGTAAAGGTCCTCACCCAGGGCATAAACACACCCCCGGTGCTGGTTCACAACCAGCTGGTCCTCACCCCAAGCATAGTCACCACTAACAAAAAGCTTGCTGACCCCGTCACCCTCAAAATAGAGACTAAGGTCCTTCAGCCAGCAAACCTGGGGTCCACTCTTACACCCCACCACCCTCCTGCTCTGCCCAGCAAACTGCCTGCAGAAGTGAACCACGTCACCTCGGGGCCCAGCACCCCGACAGATCGGACTGTCTCCCATTTGGCAGCCACCAAGCCAGATGTGCATTCCCCTCGACCTAGCGGGCCGGCTCCGTCCCCATTCCCGAGGGCATGCCACCCCAGCAGCACCACATCCGCCGCGCTCTCCACTAATGCCACGGTCATGCTGGCTGCGGGCATTCCTGTGCCGCAGTTCATCTCTAGCATCCACCCAGAGCAGTCCGTCATCATGCCACCCCACAGCATCACCCAGACCGTGTCGCTCAGCCACCTGTCACAGGGCGAGGTGAGGATGAACACGCCCACGTTGCCCAGCATCACCTACAGCATCCGGCCAGAGACACTTCACTCTCCTCGGGCCCCCCTGCAGCCCCAGCAAATAGAGGTCCGGGCCCCGCAGCCAGCCACAGCTGGTGTGCCCGCCCTGGCCTCCCAGCACCCTCCAGAGGAAGAAGTGCATTATCACCTCCCCGTTGCTCGAGCCGCAGCCCCTGTGCAGTCGGAGGTGCTGGTCATGCAGTCTGAGTACCGACTACACCCGTACACTGTGCCCCGGGATGTGAGGATCATGGTGCATCCTCACGTGACGGCCGTCAGCGAGCAGCCCCGGGCAGCGGACGGGGTGGTGAAAGTGCCACCAGCCAGCAAGGCCCCTCAGCAGCCAGGGAAAGAAGCCGCCAAGATGGCAGATGCCAaagccgcccccgcccccgcccccgccccccacggTGAGGCCCGCATCCTCACAGTCACACCCAGCAACCAGCTGCAGGGGCTGCCTCTGACCCCGCCTGTGGTGGTGACGCACGGGGTGCAGATTGTGCACTCCAGCGGGGAGCTCTTCCAGGAGTACAGGTACGGGGACGTCCGCACCTACCACAGCCCGGCTCAGCTCGCGCACACGCCGTTTCCTGCTGCTGCCTCCATTGGCCTgccttcccggaccaaggctcctGCTCAG GGCCTCCCTCCCGAAGGCGAGCCCTCGCAGCCTCTGCAGCCCGCGCAGTCCGCACAGCCGGCCCAGTCCACGCAGACCTCCCAGCTCAGCCAGCCAGGCCAGCCACCAAGCAGCAAGATGCCTCCAGTCTCCCAGGAGGCAAAGGGCACCCAGACAGGAGTAGAGCAGCCGCGCCTCCCAAACGTACCTGGAAACAGGCCGGCGGAGCCTCATGCCCAGGTCCACAGGGCTCAGGCGGAAACAAGCCAGACCTCCTATCCTTCCCCCGTGTCTGTCTCGATGAAGCCTGACCTCCCGGCCCCTCTTCCTGCTCAGGCTGCCCCAAAGCAGCCGTTGTTTGTCCCTACACCCTCAGGCCCCAGCCCCCCTCCAGGACTGGCTCTGCCGCATACTGAAACCCAGCCCGCCCCCAAACAAGATTCCTCTCCTCATTTGACTTCCCAGAGACCTGTGGATATGGTCCAGCTTCTGAAG AAGTACCCCATCGTGTGGCAGGGCCTCCTGGCCCTCAAGAACGACACAGCTGCTGTGCAGCTCCACTTCGTCTCTGGCAACAATGTCCTGGCCCATCGGTCCCTGCCGCTCTCTGAAGGAGGGCCCCCCCTGAGGATTGCCCAGAGGATGCGGCTGGAGGCCTCACAGCTGGAGGGGGTTGCCCGAAGGATGACG GTGGAGACAGATTACTGTCTGCTGCTGGCTCTGCCCTGTGGCCGTGACCAAGAGGACGTCGTGAGCCAGACCGAGTCCCTCAAGGCTGCCTTCATCACGTATCTGCAGGCCAAGCAGGCGGCAGGCATCATCAACGTTCCCAACCCTGGCTCCAATCAG CCTGCCTACGTGCTGCAGATCTTCCCGCCCTGCGAATTCTCTGAGAGTCACCTGTCCCGTCTGGCCCCCGACCTCCTGGCCAGCATCTCCCACATTTCTCCCCACCTCATGATCGTCATTGCCTCCGTGTGA